In Cyanobacterium stanieri LEGE 03274, a single window of DNA contains:
- a CDS encoding hybrid sensor histidine kinase/response regulator, with product MKNYSILVVDDEPDNFDVIETFLTSEEYQLYYCSSGYDAIHWLEDFEPDLILLDVMMPELDGIQVCREIKSRSKWKKIPIIMVTALNSKQDLANCLESGADDFIGKPVNSIELKARIKSMLRIKTQYDRLNQFSILQRNTINMLARNMDELTGNIATSLSHELNTPLNGIVGALDILTSNFSDDDEFNLDNEEILELLDCAQNSTNRLVDLTKRFLLYLQLAISNSTKKESIAGESIFSLAIIDGITKEIALNLSREQDLVFEIQEATLAINEQYLALIISELVSNALKFSPSNSPITISSHIDNNQLHICIHDLGKGMTAEQISKVGILRQFEREKHQQQGVGIGLNLVRMITQAVEGSMNIDSVYGKETKVVISLPIMQEEETMADEH from the coding sequence ATGAAAAACTACTCCATTCTTGTAGTTGATGATGAGCCAGATAACTTTGACGTTATCGAGACATTTTTAACCTCAGAAGAATATCAATTATATTACTGCTCCAGTGGTTATGACGCCATCCATTGGTTAGAAGACTTTGAGCCAGATTTAATATTGCTAGATGTGATGATGCCAGAATTAGACGGTATCCAAGTATGTCGAGAAATCAAAAGCAGAAGCAAATGGAAAAAAATACCTATCATAATGGTAACAGCCCTTAATTCAAAACAAGACCTAGCAAACTGCTTAGAATCAGGCGCTGATGACTTTATTGGTAAACCCGTAAACAGCATTGAATTAAAAGCCAGAATCAAATCGATGTTGAGAATAAAAACTCAATACGATCGCCTTAATCAGTTTTCCATCTTACAAAGGAATACCATTAATATGTTAGCCAGAAACATGGACGAGCTAACAGGAAATATTGCTACGAGTTTATCCCATGAATTAAATACCCCCCTAAATGGTATTGTAGGGGCGCTCGATATTCTCACCAGTAATTTTTCTGATGATGACGAGTTTAACCTAGACAATGAAGAAATATTAGAATTATTAGACTGCGCCCAAAACTCCACCAATCGATTAGTCGATTTAACCAAAAGATTTTTACTCTATCTACAACTAGCCATATCCAACTCCACCAAAAAAGAATCCATTGCGGGGGAAAGTATTTTTTCCCTTGCCATCATTGATGGCATCACTAAAGAAATAGCCCTAAACCTCAGTCGTGAGCAAGATTTAGTTTTTGAGATACAAGAAGCAACCCTTGCCATTAACGAACAATATTTAGCCTTAATAATTTCCGAGTTAGTAAGTAACGCCCTCAAATTTTCCCCCTCAAATTCACCCATCACTATCTCAAGCCACATAGATAATAATCAACTGCATATTTGCATCCACGATTTAGGGAAAGGAATGACAGCCGAACAAATTTCCAAAGTAGGCATTTTAAGGCAATTTGAACGGGAAAAACACCAACAACAAGGGGTAGGTATTGGGTTAAACCTAGTCAGAATGATAACTCAAGCCGTTGAAGGTTCGATGAACATTGATAGTGTTTATGGAAAAGAAACCAAAGTAGTAATTAGTTTACCGATTATGCAGGAAGAAGAAACCATGGCTGATGAACATTAA
- a CDS encoding PAS domain S-box protein, translated as MTQPINITIQNLQSAMIDDPLTVSPQSTLTDVITLIHHKYHQQHDPILKVKTPCTCAVVVESDKIVGILTLKDILGLTLSHHNTLDNLVIGEVMKSPVITLKISEFDDLSTPKNLLKQHNINHLPIIDENNYLVGLVTHQTIENLAYYHLQKQLQEKQQTEENLKESENRFRQLAENIDLIFYLTNPECTETYYISPSYESIWGKSCQSLYENPTSYLDNIHPEDKHIVLQVKENQIYEEQTTAEYRIIRPDGEIRWILDRTFHVKTSDCQTTRICGIAEDITAGKEYEIQLIESTRELETTSHRLQEVQRIAKLAHWEYDHRNHQVYWSEQCFSIFELNPDQFIPTYNNFLQFVHPGDRPLVHQHYSNHIHNHTPYSISHRIITPKGEIKYIQNQCETEYTLEGKPIISRGTTQDITAIKQTEIELAKLNQQLEQKVIQRTHELWEINHLQTTILDSTDYAIISIDCNGYIKTFNRGAEKMLGYISTEVIDKTTPLLFLDKEEIKAHSLKIFQQLGQPIPPQINDFTINQVLNQLSQEVTIHHIKKNGTRFPVMMTINPLKNEQGETIGFLSIGKDITARKQTEIKIQKENILRQQILEKMGDGLCVFYETAHHPLIRFTIWNPKMETITGYSREEINTRGWFECVHPHAETRAIAIERLKKVSEGKNLMAEEWEIHTKNGEKRIITVSTSILATEGNIIFVLAVIQDITERKKKEIENLYLKERLEFALSSSPATIYSCDATQENLPVKFISPNVKTLVNYQAKDFISGSLYWNDFIHPDDIPTVNKTLEQELLTNNYCSLEYRFLTGNGDYIWLQDEMVLYRDNQGNPRNIVGYVANINDRKQAQIQLKQKTELLSTISKAESQFITAENRLTIFEQLLSDLLELTDSEYGFIGEVLFKEDGSASIEENFFKIKGVPYIKNRSITNIAWNEETLKYYEENFEEGMEFHNMQTLFGAVVTTGKPVIANNPSTDSRRGGTPQGHPPLNAFLGLPFFSGHNLVGIVGIANAPRDYDDAVIEYLQPFLMTCSILIEGFRLDQQKKLAEQQLFESNQQLIRANRLKDEFLANMSHELRTPLNAILGMTEGLLDEIFGQINNKQLKALNTIERSGTHLLELINDILDLAKIEAEHLELHCEPVSINNLCDSSLAFVKQMALKKRIQLTTDLPATFPDLIVDERRIRQVLINLLNNAVKFTPKGGNISLRFSCNPPPIVPDFFTHTFENRGDTSHNLSSQSYIYISVIDTGIGISPDNIQKLFQPFMQIDSALNRQYAGTGLGLSLVRKIVELHGGYVIVSSQLGVGSYFTIVLPCVCCDSSLITEAVDNSSIIPQNVTSSPLEKPLILLAEDNEANIRTIANYLKAKGYNLIFAENGEKAVSLAISEQPDLILMDIQMPQMNGLEAIALIREHDTLCNTPIIALTALAMKGDEEKCLRMGANEYLSKPLKMKQLVSKIQQLLMV; from the coding sequence ATGACACAACCTATTAATATAACCATCCAAAACTTACAAAGTGCAATGATTGATGATCCCTTAACGGTATCACCCCAAAGCACCCTTACAGATGTTATAACCCTAATCCATCATAAATACCATCAGCAACATGATCCTATTTTAAAAGTAAAAACTCCCTGTACCTGTGCAGTGGTCGTTGAATCAGATAAAATTGTTGGTATTCTAACCCTAAAAGATATTCTAGGTTTAACCCTTAGCCATCATAACACCTTAGATAATTTAGTTATTGGGGAAGTGATGAAATCCCCCGTTATTACTCTGAAAATTTCAGAATTTGACGATTTATCTACCCCAAAAAATTTACTCAAGCAACATAACATTAATCACCTTCCTATCATCGATGAAAATAATTATCTAGTGGGCTTAGTTACCCATCAAACCATCGAAAACCTAGCTTATTACCATCTCCAAAAACAACTACAAGAAAAACAACAAACAGAAGAAAACCTCAAAGAAAGTGAAAATCGCTTCCGTCAACTAGCCGAAAATATTGACCTAATCTTTTACCTAACTAACCCAGAATGTACCGAAACATATTATATTAGCCCTTCTTATGAATCAATTTGGGGTAAATCTTGCCAAAGTTTATACGAAAATCCTACCTCCTACCTAGATAATATTCACCCCGAAGATAAACATATCGTCCTCCAAGTTAAAGAAAACCAAATATATGAAGAGCAAACCACCGCCGAATATCGTATAATACGTCCCGATGGTGAAATTCGTTGGATTTTAGATCGCACCTTTCATGTTAAAACATCCGATTGCCAAACCACGAGAATATGTGGCATTGCCGAAGACATCACCGCCGGGAAAGAATATGAAATACAACTAATAGAATCTACCAGGGAACTAGAAACCACCTCCCATCGCCTTCAAGAAGTCCAAAGAATCGCTAAACTAGCCCATTGGGAATATGATCACCGTAATCATCAAGTTTACTGGTCAGAGCAATGTTTTTCCATATTTGAACTTAATCCCGATCAGTTTATTCCTACTTATAACAATTTTTTACAATTTGTTCATCCGGGCGATCGCCCCTTAGTCCATCAACATTACTCAAATCATATTCATAACCATACCCCCTACAGTATCTCCCACCGCATCATAACCCCCAAAGGAGAAATAAAATATATACAAAACCAATGCGAAACAGAATATACCCTTGAGGGGAAACCCATCATCTCCCGAGGCACAACCCAAGACATCACCGCCATCAAACAAACCGAAATCGAACTAGCAAAACTAAATCAACAACTAGAACAAAAAGTCATTCAGCGCACCCACGAACTATGGGAAATCAACCACCTGCAAACAACCATCCTCGATAGCACCGACTACGCCATCATATCCATCGACTGTAACGGTTATATCAAAACCTTTAACCGTGGAGCAGAAAAAATGTTGGGCTACATCTCCACCGAAGTCATCGACAAAACAACCCCCCTCCTATTCCTCGACAAAGAAGAAATCAAAGCCCATAGCCTAAAAATATTTCAACAACTAGGGCAACCAATCCCCCCACAAATCAACGACTTTACCATCAACCAAGTATTAAACCAACTCAGCCAAGAAGTTACCATTCACCACATTAAAAAAAATGGTACTCGTTTCCCCGTCATGATGACCATAAACCCCCTCAAAAACGAGCAAGGAGAAACCATCGGTTTTTTGAGCATCGGTAAAGACATTACCGCCCGTAAACAAACAGAAATCAAGATACAAAAAGAAAATATCCTACGACAACAAATCCTCGAAAAAATGGGCGATGGCTTATGTGTCTTCTACGAAACTGCCCATCATCCCTTAATACGCTTCACCATCTGGAATCCCAAAATGGAAACCATTACAGGCTACAGCCGAGAAGAAATTAATACCCGTGGTTGGTTTGAGTGCGTCCATCCCCATGCCGAAACCAGAGCCATAGCCATAGAGAGACTCAAAAAAGTCAGTGAAGGAAAAAATCTGATGGCCGAAGAATGGGAAATACACACCAAAAATGGCGAAAAGCGCATCATTACCGTTTCTACCTCCATCCTTGCCACAGAGGGTAATATTATTTTTGTTCTTGCAGTCATTCAAGATATTACAGAAAGAAAAAAGAAGGAAATTGAAAACCTCTATTTAAAAGAGCGTTTAGAATTTGCCCTCTCATCTAGCCCCGCCACCATTTATAGTTGTGACGCTACCCAAGAAAATCTTCCCGTCAAATTCATTAGCCCCAACGTGAAAACCCTTGTGAATTATCAAGCTAAAGACTTTATCTCAGGTTCACTATATTGGAATGATTTTATTCACCCCGACGACATCCCAACCGTTAACAAAACCCTCGAACAAGAGCTTTTAACTAACAACTACTGTTCCCTTGAATATCGCTTTTTAACGGGCAATGGAGATTATATTTGGTTACAGGATGAAATGGTTTTATATCGAGATAATCAAGGTAATCCTCGTAATATTGTTGGTTATGTGGCGAATATCAACGATCGCAAACAGGCCCAAATCCAACTAAAACAGAAAACCGAACTACTCTCCACCATCAGTAAAGCAGAATCACAATTTATCACCGCCGAAAATCGTTTAACCATCTTTGAGCAACTACTTTCAGACTTATTAGAATTAACCGACAGCGAATATGGCTTTATTGGGGAGGTACTATTTAAAGAAGACGGTAGCGCCTCCATTGAAGAAAACTTTTTCAAAATTAAAGGAGTACCCTACATCAAAAACCGCAGCATTACCAACATCGCTTGGAATGAAGAAACCCTCAAATATTACGAAGAAAACTTTGAAGAGGGTATGGAATTTCATAATATGCAAACCCTATTCGGGGCAGTAGTTACCACAGGAAAGCCCGTTATTGCCAATAACCCTAGCACTGATTCTCGTCGGGGCGGCACTCCCCAAGGGCATCCCCCCCTAAATGCTTTTTTAGGTTTACCGTTTTTTAGTGGTCATAATTTAGTGGGTATTGTTGGCATTGCTAATGCTCCAAGGGATTATGATGATGCCGTAATTGAATATTTACAACCATTTTTGATGACTTGTAGTATTTTAATTGAAGGTTTTCGCCTCGATCAACAAAAAAAATTAGCCGAACAACAATTATTTGAAAGTAATCAACAGTTAATTCGGGCTAATCGCTTGAAGGATGAGTTTTTGGCGAATATGAGCCATGAATTAAGAACCCCCCTCAATGCTATTTTGGGTATGACGGAGGGGTTATTAGACGAAATATTTGGGCAGATAAACAATAAACAACTAAAAGCCCTTAATACCATCGAACGTAGTGGCACCCATTTACTGGAGTTAATTAATGATATTCTCGATTTAGCCAAAATTGAAGCCGAACATCTGGAGCTACACTGTGAGCCTGTTTCTATTAATAATCTTTGTGATTCTAGCTTAGCTTTTGTGAAACAAATGGCTTTGAAAAAAAGAATACAGTTAACCACTGATTTACCCGCTACTTTTCCCGATTTAATCGTTGATGAAAGAAGAATTAGACAAGTATTAATTAATTTACTTAATAATGCGGTTAAGTTTACCCCCAAGGGAGGTAATATTAGTCTTCGGTTTTCTTGCAATCCTCCACCGATAGTCCCTGATTTTTTTACCCATACTTTTGAGAATCGGGGGGATACTTCCCATAATTTGTCTTCCCAAAGCTATATTTATATTTCGGTGATTGATACGGGTATCGGAATTTCTCCTGATAATATACAAAAACTTTTTCAACCTTTTATGCAGATTGATAGTGCTTTAAATCGTCAATATGCTGGTACAGGTTTAGGTTTATCCCTTGTGCGTAAAATTGTTGAATTGCATGGGGGTTATGTGATTGTTAGTAGTCAATTGGGGGTGGGTAGTTATTTTACTATTGTTTTGCCCTGTGTTTGTTGTGATTCTTCCCTTATTACGGAGGCAGTTGATAATTCATCTATTATTCCTCAGAATGTTACTTCATCTCCTCTGGAGAAACCTTTGATTTTGTTGGCGGAGGATAATGAGGCTAATATTCGCACCATTGCTAATTATTTGAAGGCTAAGGGCTATAATTTAATTTTTGCCGAAAATGGTGAAAAGGCTGTTTCTTTGGCGATTTCGGAACAGCCAGACTTGATTCTGATGGATATTCAAATGCCCCAGATGAATGGTTTAGAGGCGATCGCCCTTATCCGTGAACATGATACCCTGTGTAATACCCCTATTATCGCCCTCACGGCTTTAGCCATGAAAGGAGATGAAGAAAAATGTCTGCGCATGGGCGCCAATGAATATTTGAGTAAACCTCTCAAAATGAAGCAGTTAGTTAGTAAAATTCAACAATTATTGATGGTTTAA